CACTTTCAGTCTGATTAAAAGTCATTTTAGGTACATTTACACTCATCACATTTTTTGTTTCAATATCGACTCCCAATTCTTGCTGTGAAAAAGTAATCGCATCTTCTAACATTTCGTCAGACATAACTCCACGAGCTAACAAAAAATCTTTGAATGAATCCTGTAATTTCCCTTCAACTTTTAATCTCAATTTTCTATTTTCTTTCACCAAACCTATGAATTGTCGCATAAGTTCATCTTGCTTGTCTTTTAAAAGTTTGTGTCCACTTGTCGCAGTTTTCAGACGAACTTTTAGTCTTGACAATTCCATTCTAGTAGGATTTACATTCAATTTTGCCATAATTATTCATCACCTTTTGGTAAATATTTTTCCAAATATTCGTCTCTAATTCTCTTAAGCTCTGTTCTTGGTAATATTTTTAACAAATCCCATCCTAAATTTAGTGTGTCTTCAATTGATCTATTATTTTCGAATCCTTGTGCAACATATTGCTGTTCAAACGCATTTGTAAATCTAACAAATGCTTTATCTGTTTCAGATAGTGCTGATTCTCCCAAAATTACTGCAAGTTCTTTAGCTTCTTTTCCAGTCGCATAAGCCGCAAATAACTGATTCATTGTATCAGCGTGATCTTCTCTAGTTTTACCTTTTCCAATCCCTTTATCTTTCAATCTCGAAAGTGACGGTAAAACATCAATTGGTGGCATCAAATTTTGCTTATACAAATCTCTTGATAAAATAATTTGTCCTTCTGTAATATACCCAGTCAAATCTGGAATTGGGTGAGTTTTATCATCTTCAGGCATTGTCAAAATAGGAATTTGTGTAATTGACCCTTTTCTTCCTTTAATTCTTCCAGCTCTTTCATAAATTGTCGATAAATCGGTATAAAGGTATCCTGGATAACCACGACGACCTGGAACTTCTTTTCTCGCAGCCGAAACTTCTCTTAACGCTTCACAATAGTTAGTTAAGTCAGTAAGTATTACCAATACATGCATTCCTTTTTCAAATGCTAAATATTCAGCACAAGTTAATGCCATTTTTGGCGTTGCAAGTCTTTCAATCGCTGGATCATTTGCCAAGTTCATAAATAACACTGCTCTGTCAATCGCACCCGTTTTTGTAAAGTCATCAATAAAGAACTGCGCTTCTTCAAATGTAATCCCAATTGCACCAAATACAACCGCAAATTTTTCATCTTTTCCTAAAACTTTTGCCTGTCTTGCAATTTGCAGTGCCAAATCAGCATGTGGCAGTCCTGAACCAGAGAATATCGGTAATTTTTGCCCTCTTACAAGCGTATTTAGTCCATCAATAGCTGAAACTCCAGTTTGAATAAATTCTGACGGATAATCACGAGCAACTGGATTTATCGCAACTCCATTAATATCTAGTGTCTGTTCTGGTATAATTTTAGGACCGTTATCTTTTGGTCTACCAAGCCCATCAAATACACGCCCTATCATATCTTCAGAAACTCCAAGGGATAATGGTCTTCCCAAAAATCTAACTTTTGAGTCTTTTAAGTTAATTCCAGCTGAATTTTCAAATAATTGCACAACCGCTTTATCTCCACTAACTTCCAAAACCCTACCACGACGAAGTTCTCCAGTTTGAGTCTGAATTTCTACCAATTCTTCATAAGTAATTCCTTCCACTCCTTCAACTACCATAAGTGGTCCTACTATTTCTTTTATAGTTTTGTATTCTTTAAGCATTTAATGCACCTCCTTTATTAATTAAATTATCAATTTGTTCAGTCAACTCTTTTGAAATTTCGTCAATTTTACTTAATTCAGATTCTGGCAAGTATTTTGCTCTGGCAATTCTTTCTCTCACTGCTAAATCTGTAATTTCATTTAAGTAAGCTCCATTATCTAGACCTCTTATTCCTTCATCATAAAATTTCAAAACTAATTCCAGCATTTTATCTTGTTTTTCAAGAGAAGTATAAGTGTCAGATTCCATAAATGCATTTTGCTGCAAATAATCTTCTCTTATTGATTTTGCAACTTCCAGTTTCAATTGATCTTTTTCAGACAAAGTATCTTTTCCTACAAGTCTTACAATTTCTTGCAAACTAGATTCTTCTTGAAGTAACGACATAGCTTTTGATCTATTTTTAGAAAATTCAGGTCCTACATTTTTGTCCATCCATCCATCGACTTTTGTTTGATACAAAGTATAAGAATTTAACCAGTTAATTGCTGGGAAATGTCTTCTGTAAGCTAGGTTTGCGTCAAGCCCCCAGAACACTTTAACGATTCTCAAAGTTGCCTGTGATACTGGTTCAGAAATATCTCCACCTGGAGGCGATACCGCACCAATTACAGTTAGTGCTCC
This genomic stretch from Leptotrichia sp. oral taxon 218 harbors:
- a CDS encoding V-type ATP synthase subunit B, encoding MLKEYKTIKEIVGPLMVVEGVEGITYEELVEIQTQTGELRRGRVLEVSGDKAVVQLFENSAGINLKDSKVRFLGRPLSLGVSEDMIGRVFDGLGRPKDNGPKIIPEQTLDINGVAINPVARDYPSEFIQTGVSAIDGLNTLVRGQKLPIFSGSGLPHADLALQIARQAKVLGKDEKFAVVFGAIGITFEEAQFFIDDFTKTGAIDRAVLFMNLANDPAIERLATPKMALTCAEYLAFEKGMHVLVILTDLTNYCEALREVSAARKEVPGRRGYPGYLYTDLSTIYERAGRIKGRKGSITQIPILTMPEDDKTHPIPDLTGYITEGQIILSRDLYKQNLMPPIDVLPSLSRLKDKGIGKGKTREDHADTMNQLFAAYATGKEAKELAVILGESALSETDKAFVRFTNAFEQQYVAQGFENNRSIEDTLNLGWDLLKILPRTELKRIRDEYLEKYLPKGDE
- a CDS encoding V-type ATP synthase subunit D; its protein translation is MAKLNVNPTRMELSRLKVRLKTATSGHKLLKDKQDELMRQFIGLVKENRKLRLKVEGKLQDSFKDFLLARGVMSDEMLEDAITFSQQELGVDIETKNVMSVNVPKMTFNQTESDKVAYPYGYAQTSADLDDAIEGLSKVMRNLLELAEVEKACQLMADEVEKTRRRVNALEYMTIPQLKETIRFIQMKLDENERGSITRLMKVKDMMAKDKEA